The Ignavibacteriota bacterium genome contains the following window.
CGTGAGAGTAGAATCTGAAAAATGCTGATTCCATCCCGAAAGAATATATGACATTTATAAATGCCAGAAGTGCATATATGTAAATTATAAATTCATATTCGGTACCAAAAAGTAAATTGGAATATATTGGTGTCAATAAAAAATTAAGAAATCTGCCAAAAACTGTGGCAAAACCATATATTAAAGTGTCTGAACCGAGTTTCTTAATTTTGGAATACATTTTTCTTTAAGTTTTATAAGATACAAAAATAAACAAAATATATTTAATAATGAAATTATGAGAAAATCATACAATTTACAAATTAAATTTATTAAAAATAAATTTAATTGATTTAAATTAAAAAGATTTTTGTATTTTATATCTGTCAAGAGTGTTATTTTTTAAAATGTTAATTAAACAGGTCGTAAAATGAGAACTACTACTAAATCGCCACCTAGAAGACTAATTCTGAATCTTCTTATATTCTCATCCATAATAATAGCTTTCAGCAGTACCGAACTTATAGCTCAATATAAACGAAATATTGTCTTTGAGATATTTTCCGAAGTATGGTGTGGACCCTGTGCCTCTTTAACACCAATGCACAAAGCATGGCTGAAAAACCATCCAGATTATATACCTGTTTACTATTACTCATACTTTATGGTAAATAATCAAAAGGTTATAAACGCACAGGAAGATTATAATTATCGAAAAAACTTATATTCGGTACCATTCTTCCCATATGCAAGAATAAATGCAGTCAATGCGCCAAATGAAGCATATCCGGGCTTTCCTACAGATACGAACAGAATTAATGCTATAATTGACACGATGTCCAAAACAACACCCGTAAATGTAGATATTAATTTTGTCAATAATGGACATAGCGGCTCAGTAAAAATTGACATAACAAGCAATATCGAACTTAATAATAAAGTTCTCTTTGTTTATTTGATTGAGAAAGAACATATCTATTCATCACAGCAAAACGGTATGACTGACTTTAATTACATCATGCGAAAGTCACTTCCCAAAAGCAGTGGAGAAATATTTTCAATCAAAGCCGGTGAAAAATTGACTTATGATTATAATTACACGCTTGATACAAAAATTAATACTGATTTATATGCTACAGTTATTGTGCAGGATATATCAACAAAATATATTTATCAGTCCGGTAGTGTGTTTAAGTCTTTTGCAACATCAGTTAATAATGAATCTTCTTATTCCGAATTGCAAATTTACCCAAATCCGGCATATGATTTTATAACCATCTTTCCTATCAATAATGGACTTAATCCCTATGATAAAAGTACGAAAGTTCAGATATTTGATGTACTTGGAATAGAGGTAATGTCTACAGAGGCACTTCTTGAAATGTCCTCATACAGAGTTGAAATCTCTCGTCTACCCGTAGGAGTATATTTTATCCGTCTTGGTGATAGATTTCAGAAATTTATGAAAACAAATTGAAAAAAATTGTTATAATAAATTAAGCCCGAAAAATCAATTTCCGGGCTTTACTATAAAAAGATACTTATGCAGAATTAGTGACCTCCGCCACC
Protein-coding sequences here:
- a CDS encoding Omp28-related outer membrane protein, which encodes MRTTTKSPPRRLILNLLIFSSIIIAFSSTELIAQYKRNIVFEIFSEVWCGPCASLTPMHKAWLKNHPDYIPVYYYSYFMVNNQKVINAQEDYNYRKNLYSVPFFPYARINAVNAPNEAYPGFPTDTNRINAIIDTMSKTTPVNVDINFVNNGHSGSVKIDITSNIELNNKVLFVYLIEKEHIYSSQQNGMTDFNYIMRKSLPKSSGEIFSIKAGEKLTYDYNYTLDTKINTDLYATVIVQDISTKYIYQSGSVFKSFATSVNNESSYSELQIYPNPAYDFITIFPINNGLNPYDKSTKVQIFDVLGIEVMSTEALLEMSSYRVEISRLPVGVYFIRLGDRFQKFMKTN